Proteins encoded in a region of the Mycobacterium branderi genome:
- the gmd gene encoding GDP-mannose 4,6-dehydratase, translating to MKRALITGITGQDGSYLAELLLSKGYEVHGLIRRASTFNTSRIDHLYVDPHQPGARLFLHYGDLTDGTRLVTLLATIDPDEVYNLAAQSHVRVSFDEPVHTGDTTAMGSIRLLEAVRLSGVHCRFYQASSSEMFGASPPPQNEQTPFYPRSPYGAAKVYSYWLTRNYREAYGLFAVNGILFNHESPRRGETFVTRKITRAVAQIKAGIQSHIYLGNLDAVRDWGYAPEYVEGMWRMLQTPEPEDFVLATGRGFSVREFAQTAFEHAGLDWQRHVRFDERYLRPTEVHALIGDATKAAQSLGWKGSIHTAELARLMVDADVAALECDGTPWIDKPILPGWS from the coding sequence GTGAAGCGAGCTCTGATAACTGGGATCACCGGCCAGGACGGCTCATATCTTGCCGAGCTGTTGCTGAGCAAGGGATACGAGGTTCATGGCCTGATCCGTCGAGCTTCGACGTTCAACACGTCGCGGATCGACCACCTGTACGTCGATCCGCACCAACCTGGCGCACGACTGTTCTTACACTACGGCGATCTCACCGACGGCACCCGTTTGGTGACATTGCTCGCCACCATCGACCCCGACGAGGTGTATAACCTTGCGGCGCAGTCGCATGTGCGGGTCAGCTTCGACGAACCGGTACACACCGGCGACACCACGGCAATGGGATCGATCCGACTGTTAGAAGCGGTGCGCCTGTCCGGGGTGCACTGTCGCTTCTACCAAGCGTCATCGTCGGAGATGTTTGGCGCGTCGCCGCCACCGCAGAATGAGCAGACGCCGTTCTACCCGCGCTCACCGTATGGTGCGGCAAAAGTTTATTCGTACTGGTTGACTCGCAATTATCGTGAGGCGTACGGATTGTTTGCGGTGAACGGTATCTTGTTCAACCACGAATCTCCGCGGCGCGGTGAGACATTCGTGACTCGCAAGATCACCCGGGCTGTCGCGCAAATTAAGGCAGGCATCCAGTCCCACATCTACCTGGGCAATCTCGATGCGGTCCGCGACTGGGGGTATGCGCCTGAGTATGTCGAAGGGATGTGGCGGATGCTGCAGACTCCCGAGCCGGAAGACTTCGTCCTCGCCACTGGGCGGGGTTTCAGTGTGCGAGAGTTCGCCCAGACCGCGTTCGAACATGCCGGACTCGACTGGCAAAGACATGTGAGGTTTGACGAACGCTACCTGCGACCAACTGAGGTGCATGCACTGATTGGCGATGCAACCAAGGCCGCCCAATCACTTGGCTGGAAGGGTTCGATACACACCGCAGAACTGGCGCGCCTGATGGTGGACGCAGACGTTGCCGCGCTGGAATGCGATGGCACGCCATGGATCGACAAGCCGATACTGCCCGGTTGGAGCTGA
- a CDS encoding GDP-L-fucose synthase family protein has translation MRMGTSVGILDRASPVYIAGHRGLVGSALVNKFRTEGFTNLLVRSRSDLDLTDRAATFDFILESKPQVIIDAAARVGGIMANSTHPVDFLSENLRIQVNLLDAAVAARVPRLLFLGSSCIYPKYAPQPIKETALLTGPLEPTNDAYAIAKIAGIIHVQSARRQYGLAWISAMPTNLYGPGDNFSSSTSHLLPALIRRYDEARASGAPEVTNWGTGTPRRELLHVDDLASACLFLLEHFDGPNPVNVGTGIDHTISEIADMVALAVGYEGETHWDARKPDGTPRKLLDVSVLREAGWQPTIPLREGIDATVAWYRANADAARK, from the coding sequence CTGAGGATGGGCACTTCGGTGGGCATCCTTGACCGCGCGTCTCCGGTATACATCGCGGGACACCGAGGGCTGGTCGGGTCTGCGCTGGTAAACAAGTTTCGGACGGAGGGATTTACCAATCTCCTGGTGCGGTCACGCAGTGACCTCGATCTGACGGATCGCGCCGCGACGTTTGACTTCATTCTCGAATCGAAGCCCCAGGTGATCATCGATGCGGCGGCCAGGGTCGGCGGGATCATGGCGAACAGCACACACCCTGTCGACTTCCTCTCCGAAAATCTCCGGATACAGGTCAACCTGCTCGATGCTGCGGTTGCCGCGCGCGTGCCGCGGTTGCTGTTCCTCGGATCCTCTTGCATCTACCCGAAATACGCCCCGCAGCCCATTAAGGAGACTGCGCTCCTTACCGGGCCCTTGGAGCCGACAAATGACGCGTACGCGATCGCGAAAATCGCGGGCATCATTCACGTCCAATCGGCCAGGCGGCAGTATGGCCTGGCCTGGATTTCTGCCATGCCGACGAACCTGTATGGCCCGGGTGACAACTTTTCCTCATCCACTTCGCACCTGCTGCCGGCGCTTATCCGCAGGTATGACGAGGCCAGGGCTAGCGGCGCGCCCGAGGTGACGAACTGGGGCACCGGAACCCCCCGCCGTGAACTACTGCACGTCGACGATCTGGCGAGCGCGTGTCTGTTCCTCCTCGAACATTTCGATGGGCCGAATCCCGTCAACGTTGGGACAGGCATCGATCACACCATCAGCGAAATCGCCGACATGGTGGCCCTAGCCGTGGGTTACGAGGGCGAAACCCACTGGGACGCAAGGAAACCGGACGGAACGCCACGCAAACTGTTGGATGTCTCGGTTTTGCGGGAGGCGGGCTGGCAGCCCACAATCCCGCTGCGGGAGGGCATCGACGCAACGGTGGCGTGGTACCGCGCCAATGCCGACGCGGCAAGGAAATAA
- a CDS encoding methyltransferase family protein yields MKFIPKMLVFGLVQLVAFGSMLFLPAGTFDYWQAWLFLAALTLSTWISGVYLLRKHPAALQRRMGGGPIRESRTVQKFIMGGVWLSLAAMVVVSALDHRCGWSSVPTAVCLGGYALVAAGLVVAMLVVIQNSYAAATVQVEAGQQVISTGLYGLVRHPMYAGYVIMMAGIPFALGSYVGLVFVVPGFIALTLRIRDEEKLLQEKLDGYREYTQQVRYRLVPWIW; encoded by the coding sequence TTGAAATTCATTCCCAAAATGTTGGTATTCGGGCTTGTTCAGCTCGTCGCATTTGGATCGATGCTGTTTTTGCCAGCGGGTACGTTTGATTACTGGCAAGCGTGGCTTTTTCTGGCGGCGCTTACGCTTTCGACCTGGATTTCCGGCGTCTACTTGCTGCGCAAGCATCCTGCCGCGCTTCAGCGGCGGATGGGTGGGGGGCCAATCAGAGAGAGCCGAACGGTGCAGAAGTTCATCATGGGCGGCGTGTGGTTGTCGTTAGCAGCGATGGTCGTGGTCAGCGCCCTCGACCATCGCTGCGGTTGGTCGTCAGTTCCCACGGCAGTCTGTTTGGGTGGCTATGCGTTGGTCGCTGCTGGACTGGTGGTGGCGATGCTTGTGGTCATCCAGAATAGCTATGCAGCCGCAACCGTACAGGTCGAAGCAGGCCAGCAGGTCATTTCCACCGGCCTGTATGGGTTGGTGCGGCACCCTATGTATGCCGGCTATGTGATCATGATGGCCGGCATACCGTTTGCACTCGGTTCCTACGTGGGACTCGTGTTCGTCGTGCCTGGCTTCATTGCACTCACGTTGCGAATTCGCGACGAGGAGAAGCTGCTCCAGGAAAAGTTGGACGGATATCGTGAGTACACACAGCAGGTTCGCTACCGCTTGGTGCCATGGATCTGGTAA
- a CDS encoding hemophore-related protein, giving the protein MTKLSLTRLTVTIGGLALSLTAGAGIASADPALDPIVNTTCTYPQAVAALNAENPDAAAQFNASPPAQSALRQFLAAPPSRRAQMAQQIQGSPYFGVIQQIAATCNNY; this is encoded by the coding sequence ATGACGAAACTGTCGTTGACCAGGCTGACGGTGACCATTGGCGGTCTGGCACTGTCCTTGACCGCCGGAGCCGGAATCGCGTCCGCAGACCCCGCTCTGGACCCGATCGTCAACACAACCTGCACCTACCCGCAGGCAGTGGCGGCGTTGAACGCGGAGAACCCGGACGCTGCAGCGCAATTCAACGCATCACCGCCCGCGCAGTCCGCGTTGCGTCAGTTCCTCGCCGCGCCACCGAGTCGACGCGCGCAGATGGCCCAGCAGATTCAGGGCTCGCCGTACTTCGGCGTTATCCAACAGATTGCCGCCACCTGCAATAACTACTGA
- a CDS encoding MMPL/RND family transporter — protein MSTEHTRPSLIARVIHRFSVLVILGWVALTLLVTFAVPSLERVGQQHSVSMSPPDAPSVQAMVRMGKDFQESDSDSFAMIVLEGQQPLGEDAHKYYAELVGKLRDDSKHVQHVQDLWGDRLTQAGAQSPDGKAAYVQLNLAGNQGTPLGEESVAAVRDLVKHTPPPPGVKAYVTGAAPLITDMQHSGNKSILKITAVTVAMIFTMLLLVYRSVITVVLLLVTVGIELGAARGIVAFLGHNNILVLSTFAINLLVSLGIAAGTDYAIFFFGRYQEARQAGEDPEAAYYTTYRSVAKVVLASGLTIAGALFCLSFTRMPYFQTMGVPCAIGMFVAVAVALTLVPAVIGLGSRFGLFDPKRMIGVRRWRRVGTAIVRWPAPILTATCAIALIGLVTLPGYKTSYNDRLYIPQDLPANMGYAAADRHFSQSRMMPDILMIESDHDMRNPADFLVLNKLAKGVFRVPGISRVQGITRPEGTPIGHTSIPFLLSMQNATQLEIMQYVKARTGDMLKQADDMAKMIAIMQHLYGLMQQMNSITHSTITRTKEMKLITDELRDHVADFEDFWRPIRSYFYWEKHCYDIPICWSLRSIFDGIDGVDELTDKMGDLIKDLDQIDVLMPQLLQNFPTMIATMQSMRTMMLTMHSTMSGVFNEMDEMSDNAMALGQAYDAAKNDDSFYLPPEVFENADFKRAMSSFLSPDGRAARFIISQRGDPASVEGTGRIDKVRTAAEEALKGTPLSNAKIYVAGTAATYKDWGDGSKYDLLIAGVGSLCLIFIIMLIITRSFIAALAIVGTVAVSLGASFGLSVLIWQYILGMKLHWMVLPMSVIILLAVGSDYNLLLVSRMKEEIAAGINTGIIRAMGGTGKVVTNAGLVFAFTMMSMAVSDLTIIAQVGTTIGLGLLFDTLVVRSFMTPSIAALLGRWFWWPQVVRPRPASALLRPYGPRPLVRSVLLRDADDDAITAPIPRAVPRG, from the coding sequence ATGAGCACCGAACACACCCGGCCATCGTTGATAGCCCGGGTAATTCACCGGTTTTCGGTGCTGGTCATCCTGGGTTGGGTGGCACTGACACTGCTTGTGACTTTCGCGGTTCCATCGCTCGAGCGAGTCGGGCAACAGCATTCCGTCTCAATGAGTCCCCCTGACGCGCCGTCCGTCCAGGCGATGGTGCGGATGGGCAAGGACTTCCAAGAGTCGGATTCAGACAGTTTCGCGATGATCGTGCTGGAGGGGCAGCAGCCGCTCGGCGAAGACGCTCACAAGTACTACGCCGAGTTGGTCGGCAAGTTACGAGATGACTCCAAGCATGTTCAGCACGTCCAGGATTTGTGGGGAGATCGTCTGACGCAGGCGGGTGCCCAGAGCCCCGACGGCAAGGCCGCATATGTGCAATTGAACCTGGCCGGAAATCAGGGCACGCCGTTGGGCGAAGAGTCCGTCGCGGCGGTCCGGGATCTGGTCAAGCACACGCCGCCGCCCCCCGGGGTGAAGGCCTATGTCACCGGTGCCGCACCGCTAATTACCGATATGCAGCACAGCGGCAACAAATCCATCTTGAAGATTACCGCGGTAACCGTCGCGATGATCTTCACGATGCTGCTCCTGGTGTACCGTTCGGTCATCACCGTGGTTCTGCTGTTGGTCACGGTCGGGATCGAATTAGGCGCGGCCCGCGGAATCGTCGCGTTTCTCGGTCATAACAATATTCTGGTCCTTTCGACATTTGCCATTAACCTGTTGGTATCCCTCGGCATCGCGGCCGGAACCGACTACGCGATATTCTTCTTCGGTCGATATCAAGAGGCGCGACAGGCCGGCGAGGACCCGGAAGCTGCCTACTACACCACATATCGCAGCGTCGCCAAAGTGGTGTTGGCCTCCGGTCTGACCATCGCTGGGGCACTCTTCTGTCTGAGCTTCACACGGATGCCCTACTTCCAGACCATGGGCGTCCCCTGCGCCATCGGCATGTTTGTTGCCGTCGCGGTTGCGCTGACGCTGGTTCCGGCAGTGATCGGCCTCGGCAGCCGCTTTGGGTTATTCGACCCTAAGCGCATGATCGGGGTCCGTCGCTGGCGCCGGGTCGGCACCGCGATTGTCCGCTGGCCTGCGCCCATTCTGACCGCCACTTGCGCGATCGCGCTGATTGGTCTGGTGACGCTCCCGGGCTATAAGACGAGCTACAATGACCGGCTGTATATCCCGCAGGACCTTCCCGCCAATATGGGATACGCGGCGGCTGACCGTCATTTCTCCCAATCGCGGATGATGCCGGATATTCTGATGATCGAGTCGGACCACGATATGCGTAATCCGGCAGACTTTCTGGTGCTGAACAAACTAGCCAAGGGCGTCTTTCGCGTGCCGGGAATCTCCCGGGTACAGGGTATAACCCGGCCCGAAGGAACGCCGATTGGCCACACGTCGATACCGTTTCTGCTCAGCATGCAAAATGCGACGCAGCTAGAAATCATGCAGTATGTGAAGGCGCGCACGGGCGACATGCTCAAGCAGGCCGACGACATGGCGAAGATGATCGCCATCATGCAGCACCTATACGGCCTGATGCAACAGATGAACAGCATCACGCATTCCACAATCACCCGCACAAAGGAAATGAAGCTCATCACCGATGAATTGCGGGATCACGTCGCGGATTTCGAGGATTTCTGGCGGCCGATCCGCAGCTACTTCTATTGGGAAAAGCATTGCTATGACATCCCGATCTGCTGGTCGCTGAGATCGATTTTCGATGGTATCGATGGTGTTGATGAGCTCACCGATAAAATGGGTGACCTCATCAAAGATCTCGATCAAATCGATGTGCTGATGCCTCAGCTGCTCCAAAATTTCCCGACCATGATCGCAACCATGCAGAGCATGCGGACCATGATGTTGACGATGCACAGCACCATGTCCGGGGTCTTCAATGAGATGGACGAAATGAGCGATAACGCCATGGCCTTGGGCCAGGCGTACGACGCCGCCAAGAACGACGATTCCTTCTACCTGCCCCCGGAAGTTTTCGAGAACGCAGACTTCAAACGTGCGATGAGTTCCTTCCTTTCCCCCGACGGTAGGGCTGCGCGGTTCATTATTTCGCAGCGCGGCGATCCCGCGTCGGTCGAGGGCACCGGACGTATCGACAAGGTGAGGACGGCCGCCGAGGAAGCCCTTAAAGGAACACCTCTGTCGAACGCCAAGATCTATGTCGCCGGTACGGCGGCGACCTACAAAGACTGGGGAGACGGCTCCAAATATGATCTCTTGATCGCCGGAGTTGGTTCGCTGTGCCTCATTTTCATCATCATGCTCATCATCACGCGGAGCTTTATCGCCGCGTTGGCCATTGTGGGCACGGTGGCAGTTTCGTTGGGTGCGTCCTTTGGGCTGTCGGTGCTGATTTGGCAATACATTCTCGGTATGAAATTGCACTGGATGGTGCTTCCGATGTCGGTGATCATCCTGTTGGCGGTGGGGTCTGACTACAACCTGCTGTTGGTATCACGAATGAAAGAGGAAATCGCCGCGGGAATAAACACGGGCATCATCCGCGCAATGGGTGGTACCGGGAAGGTCGTGACGAACGCGGGATTGGTGTTCGCCTTCACGATGATGTCCATGGCAGTCAGTGACCTGACCATCATCGCTCAGGTGGGTACCACGATCGGTCTCGGTCTGTTGTTCGACACGTTGGTTGTGCGCTCGTTCATGACGCCGTCGATTGCCGCGCTGCTCGGACGTTGGTTCTGGTGGCCACAAGTGGTGCGCCCACGCCCGGCGAGCGCCTTGCTTCGCCCGTACGGGCCGCGGCCGTTGGTTCGATCCGTGCTGCTGAGGGACGCGGACGATGACGCGATCACGGCCCCTATCCCAAGAGCGGTCCCTCGGGGTTGA